CGTGCTCGGCGGCGACCGCATCGGTGACCTGCGGCACCCTGGCGATCAGGCGCTGGGCGATGCCGCGGATCTGCTGCGCGATCTGGGAGTTCGGATCGACGGGATGCTCCTGTTGCAGGATTTCCTCGAACGCCTGCAGGCCCATCGCCTTCTCGTCGTCGGGCGAGATGCTCTTGTCGATCAGCACCGTCTCGCCGGTCAGGGGATCGGTGCTGCGGTTGGAGAAGTAGTAGTACGCCGCGTAGCCCGCGAACAGCACCAGGATCAGCAGGCGCGGGTTGAAGCCGCGACGCCGCGGCTGCTGCTGGTATTGCTGGTTGCCGAACGGATCCTGGTTCATCGCCTGCTCCTGTGTGGCTTGCGCGGCACGCCGCGCGAGGTTCATCCGGATACTACAACTGCCTGACCAGGCGGAAACCGACGCGCGCATTGGTCACGTCGGTGCCGCCGGCCGACCGCCAGGCCGAGCGCACCTGCGCCGGCGCGCTGGCCCACGAGCCGCCGCGGTAGATGCGGTTGCGGCAGCCCGGATTCACCCACGCGGATCCGTTCGCCGGTGCGCGCCGATAGCCTTCGTGCCAGCAATCGGCGATCCATTCGCTCACATTGCCGGCCATGTCGTGAAGACCGTATGCATTCGCGGCGAAACTGCCCACCGGGGCCGGCCCCCACCAGCCGTCGGCATAGCCGGCGAAGGCGTTGCTCCACGAACGTCCGCGCGGCGAGCGGTCGCCCGCGCCGGTCAGGTTGTCCTGGCCAGCCGGCGGCAGGCCTTCGCCCCACGGGAAGCGGGTGCCGCTGCCCGCGCGCAACGCGTATTCGAACTCGGCTTCGCTGGGCAGGCGGTAATGCGCGCCGGTCTGCCCGGACAGCCAGGCGGCATAGGCCTCGGCGTCGCGGGCGGTGACGTGCACCACCGGCATGTCGGCACGCGCCGGCCGGCCGTCGTAACCGGAGCGCCAGTCGATCCCGCTGCCGCGCACGAAGTTGCCGCTGCGGGTGTCGTAGGCCATCGAATGCCCGCGCTGGGTGGCGCGCGGTTCGTAGTCCGTCGCCGCCACGAAGCGCCCGAACTCGCCGACGCTGACCTCGTTGCGCGACATCGCGAAGCCGCGCTCCAGCTGCACCGCGTGCAGCGGCTGTTCGGCGGGGGTCGCGCCGAGCTCGCCTTCCGGTGCGCCCATGCGGAATGCCCCGTGCGGCACCACCACCAGCACCGGCCCGCGGCTGCCGTCCTGCAGGCCGTCGGTGAACACCTGGCCCGGCCGGAACAGCCCGTAATGGCCGACCAGGTCGATGCGCTGACGCAATTCCACGCTGGCCGGATCGCCGGGCGCGGCGATCCGCAGCATCTCGGCCAGGCGCTCGCGGGCGATGCGCAGGCCGCCATCGTCGCCCAGCGCGATCAGGCCTTCGTCGCGCAGGCGGCGTATGCGTTCGCTGCGGATGACCTCGATCCGGTGACGCGCCGAGGGGATCGTGCCGGGATGATGGCGAACCGCATCGGCGCGCGCCAGCCAGGCGTGCGCGGCATCGAAATCGCCGTCCTGCGCCGCGATTTCGGCACGCCGGATCAGCCCGCTTTCGACCGCCGCGATGCCCTGCGCCGCGCGCGCCTGTCCCGGGCGCAATTGCAGGGCGGCGCGGAATGCCGCCAAGGCGCCGTCGAAGTCCCCTTTCTCCAGCAGCGCTTCGCCGCCGGCATTCCGGTTCCAGGCCTGCTCGCCGCGATCCACCCGCTGCAAATACGCCGCGACCTCGCCGTCCTGCGGCCACAGCTTGCGCAGCACGGCGCCGCTGCGCTGCGCCGCGCGCAGTGCGTCGCCATCGTCGTCCGCCGCCAGCGCCGCGTCGCCTTGCGCGATCAGCGCGGTGCGCGCCTCGGCCAACGAGCGGGCGATGCCGGGATCGTCCGGTTGCAGGCGTTGCAGCGCGAGCAGCAGGGGGATCGCCGAATCCGCGGTCTCGAACAGATCGCCCGCGGCGATCGCGCGCTTCGCCTTGTTGCGCGCGGCGGCGGCGGTTCCCGCCTGCAGCTCGACCGCCGGCAGCGACCAGCTCAGCACCCCCGCAAGCTCGTCGCCGCCGCTGATGCTCACGCTGCCCGTGGGTTCGGCTGCGCCGGGCTTTTCGGCCGGCGCGGGCGCTTCGGGCCTGCAGGCCGCAAGCGCGAACGACAGCGCGACGATGAGGGACCGGCCTGCGCGCAAACCGCACTCCATGTGGCGAATCGGGCGCATCTAGGTTAAGCCATCCCCGCCACCGACCGCATAATGCGCGCATGACGAATTGGATCGACACTCCCGACGCGCTGCGCGCGCGCCTCGCCAACCCGCCCGCCATCATCGGCCTGGATACCGAATTCATCCGCGAACGCACCTACTGGCCGCAACTCGCGCTGGTGCAGATCGCGCTGGGGGAAGCGGAACGGGACATCCTGCTGGTCGATCCGCTGGTGCCCGGGATGTGCGATGCCCTCGCGCCGCTGCTGGCCGATCCCGCGGTGTTGAAGGTGATGCACAGCGCCAGCGAGGACCTGGTCGCGTTCAAGCATGCCTGCGGGGTGTTGCCGGCGCCGATGTTCGACACCCAGCTCGCGGCGGCGCTGGCCGGCGTCGGCGGCGGGATGGGTTACCAGAAGCTGGTGCAGGCGGTGACCGGGGTGGCGCTGGCCAAGGGCGAGACCCGCTCCGACTGGCTGCGCCGCCCGCTGTCCGCGTCGCAGCTGGAATACGCGGCGGACGACGTGCGCCACCTGCATGCGCTGCACCGCCACCTGGACGCCTTGCTGGCCACCCGCGACCGCGGCGCATGGCTGCAGGAAGACTGCGCGCGCCTGCTCGCCACGGTCGCCGACGACCATGGCGAACGCTGGCCGCAGCTGTCGCTGCGCAGTGCGCAGTTCCTCGATCGCGCCGGGCAAGTGCGTCTGTTGCGCCTGTTGCGCTGGCGCGACGCCCATGCGCGCCGCAGCGACCGGCCGCGCAGCTGGATCCTCGACAACGAGCTGGCGTTCGCCATCGCCCGCGCCGCACCCGGCGATCGCGCCGGCGTGCAGGCGATCCTCGACAGCACCCCGAAGGCGTCGCGCAGCCTGGGCGAGGCGATGTTCGAGGCCCTGACCACGCCGTTGCCGGACGAAGCCGAAAGCCCGCCCGCGCGCGGCGACGACCGCGACAAGAAACAGTTGCGCGCGCTGCAGGATGCGGTGGCGGCGGCGGCGACTGACCTCGGCCTGCCCGAGGGCTTGCTGGCCTCGCGCCGGCTGCTTGAAGCCCTGCAGGATGGCGGCGGCTGGAACGGCCCGCTTGCCGGTTGGCGGCGCGGCGTGCTGGAGGATCGGCTGCACCCCCTGCTGGCCGCCGCCGCACCCGCCGCATGAGGCCAAGGCCCGCGGTGTAGCATCGTTTCGACCCCGGGGGAGATCGTCGTGATGCGCCATTCGCTGCTCGTCGCCGCGCTCGTCGCGCTGCTGCCCCCGCCCGCCTGCGCCGCCGACGCCGAGGTCGAGGCGCTGGCCGGCAAGGTCGACGCCCGCGTCCTGGCATGGCGGCGCGACATCCACCAGCATCCGGAACTCGGCAACCGCGAACTGCGCACGGCCAAGCTGGTGGCGGAACGCCTGCGCGCGCTCGGCTTCGAGGACGTGCGCACCGGCATCGCCAGCACCGGCGTCACCGCCGTGCTGCGCGGCGGCAGGCCCGGTCCGCGCATCGCCCTGCGCGCGGACATGGATGCGCTGCCGGTCACCGAACGCAGCGGCCTGCCGTTCGCATCGAAGGCGACCGCCACCTTCCGCGGCGAGCCGGTCGGCGTCATGCACGCCTGCGGCCACGACGCCCACGTCGGCATCCTGCTGGGCGTGGCCGAAGCGCTGGCGTCGAAGAAGGCCACGCTGCCGGGCGAGATCCTCTTCATTTTCCAGCCGGCCGAGGAAGGCCCGCCCGACGGCGAGGAAGGCGGCGCCGAGGAGATGCTGGCGCAGGGGATCTTCCAGCGCTTCAAGCCCACGGCGGTGTTCGGCCTGCACGTGTTCAGCACGCTCAACGCCGGCCAGCTGGGCTGGCGCAGCGGCCCGGCGATGGCCGCTTCCGACCGTTTCAACATCGTGGTGCACGGGCGGCAGACGCACGGCTCGCGGCCCTGGGGCGGGATCGACCCGATCGTCGCCGCCGCCGACCTGGTCGGCACCGCGCAGACCATCGTCAGCCGCCGCCAGGACATCAGCAGGCTGCCGGTCGTGCTCAGCTTCGGCGCGATCAAGGGCGGCATCCGCTACAACATCATCCCCGACTCGGTGGAGCTGGTCGGCACCATCCGCACCTTCGACGAGGGCATGCGCCAATCGGCGTTCGCGGACCTGCGCAACGTGGCCGAAAACGTGGCCAGGGCGCATGGCGCGAGCGCGGTGGTGCAGGTGCCGGACACCAAGGGCAATCCGGTCACCGTCAACGACCCTGCCCTCGCCGCGCGCAGCGTGCCCAGCCTGCGCAAGGCCGTGGGCGACGCCAACGTGGTCGAGATGGGCCTGGTGATGGGCGCCGAGGACTTCAGCTTCTACGCGCGCGAAGTGCCGGGGTTCTTCTTCTTCGTCGGCGCCACCCCCAGGGGCGAGGATGCGGCCAGGGCGCCCTCCAACCACTCGCCGGAATTCTTCCTCGACGAGGAGGCGCTCAAGGTCGGTACCCGCGCGATGCTGCAGCTGGTGCTGGACCACCAGCGCGGCGCGGGCGCCTGACCCGGCAACGAAAAAGCCGGCCATGGGCCGGCTTTTTCGGATGTTTGGTGGAGCCAGGGAGGATCGAACTCCCGACCTCGTCATTGCGAACGACGCGCTCTCCCAGCTGAGCTATGGCCCCAAGGGGACTGGAAGTCTAAGGGAGGCACGATGCGCAGGCAAGCGCTCGGTCCGCCCCGAACAATGCGCCGATCTGCAGCGCCGTTCGATAGGGTTCCGGGTCGTTGCGGTTGCTCAGCAGCACCACGGTCAGCCGCTGTCGCGGCCAGCGCACGATCACGTTGCGGAAGCCGACGGTCTCGCCGGAATGCCAGAGGGTATCGCCGCTGATGCGCCAGCCGAAGCCGTATCGCGCCTGGTAATCCTCGCCCGTCACCTCGGCCTGCGGGCTGAAGGCCTGCGCGCGCCAGGCATCGCCGAGCAGGCGGTCGTCGTACAGGGCCGCATCCCAGCGCGCGAGGTCGTCGATGCTGGAATAGATGCCGCCGTCGCCGAGCACCGCGCTGGTCGAACTCTGGTCGGTGCGCTGCCAATGGCCATCGATTTCGCTGTAGCCCCAGGCCCGATGCGGGACCTCCGGGCCGCCGGCGACATGGGCCAGGCTGTCGTGCATGCCCAGCGGTTCGAAGATCCGGCGGCGCAGGAACTCCGGATAGGCCATGCCCGAGGCGCGCTCCACCACCAGCGACAGCAATGCGTAGGCGCTGTTGCTGTAGCGGTAGGCGCTGCCGGGCGGGAAATACAGCCGGTTCTGCTTCGACAGCAGTTCCAGCACGCCGGCATCCAGGATCTGGCCCGGGTACGGCTCGGCCATCAGGTCCTCGTAGTCGACCAGGCCGGAGGTGTGGGTGAGGAGGTGGCGCAAGGTCACCGCATCCGCCGCCGGCGGCAGCGCCGGCAACCATGCGCGCGCGCGGTCGTCGATGCCGAGCTTGCCGTCCTGCGCCAGCAGCAGGATCGCGGCGGCGGTGAACTGCTTGCTGACCGAGGCCAGCCGGTAGCTCGTCGCCGGGCCGGCCTCGGTGCCGAGCTCCAGGTCGGAACGCCCGTAGCCGCGGCTCACCACCGCTTCGCCATCGTGCACGACCAGCAGCGAGGCACCGGGCACGTCGCCCTCGTAGCGTTGCATCAAGCGGTCGATCTGGACCTGTCGTTCGGGTTGTTCGGGCGAAGTCACGGGCACGTCGTACAGGGTGTGGGGAGTGGGTTCCGGCTGGAAGGTGAAATGCCACCATTCCATCGGATAGTTGCGGAACCCGTGGGCGGCCATCGCAGCGCGCAACAGGTGGCGGTTGGCGCGCTGGGTGGCGGTCGCCTCGGGCGAATCGGTGTTGGCGCGGGTACCGAAGAAATCGAAGTCGGTGCCCATGTCCAACGGCCTGCAGCCGGCATCGCGGCCGTCGCACTGCAGCAGGGTGAGATCCAGCGTGGCCCCGCGGCTGTGGCCGGACACCGGCGCGATGTAGCCGCCCAGCAACTGCGGCTTGTCGAGGTCCGGGTAATGCACGGGCTTGGTCTTGAGATCGGCGGGATCGGCGGCCCAGCGCATGAAGTGCGCGACCGCGCGCGCCGGCCGGTAGCAGTCGTAGATGCGCAGGCGCTGGTGGCGTTCGCGCAGGCCGCGTTCGACCCGCGCCAGCGCCTCGGCGGCCTCGCGCTTGAGCCAGCAGCGCGGCGCCCGGTAGCCATCGACCGGCGCGCCGACGAAGTTGTCGCGGCCGTAATACTTGATGTCCTGCGCGATGTCCGGCACCAGGCCGCGGATGTCGACCATGCCGGCCTCGGCCATGGTCCTGGCCGGGGACAGCACGGGCTCCGGCTGCCGGGCGACGCTCGCGCAACCGATGGTCGCGAGCAGCAATGCCGCCAAGGCCGCGCGGCGGCTAGTCACAGGCGCCGACCCGCACGAAGTCGAGGTCCTCGTAGTCGGAGCTGAAGTCGCCCTCCGGGTCGAGCTTGGCCATGCGCAGCCGGCGCGCATCGCCCGAGCCGGAGAAATCCAGCCAGGCGTCGATATCGACCGCGATGTCGTCCCAGTGCAGCAGGTAGCGGCCATCGAGCGCAGCGACCCTGCCGTGCATCTTCGGCGACTTCAGCGAGCGCCATTCCACGCCATCGCCGGCCGGGCACAGGCGCACGTCGCCGAACCACGGATCGCGCCAGGTGCCGAGCCACGCCCGCATCTCCGATGCCGGCACCGGCTTGCGCGCGGCGACGTCCGGCAGCTTCGGCTTGGCCGGCGCTGCAGCGCCGGCCGGGGGCTTCGCCAGTGCGTCGGCGTAGCCCGCCACGCCCAGCGATTTTTCCGGAGCGGTGAACAGCTTCAGCAGGACTTCGCCGAGCATGCTGCGCGCGCGGTCGCCATCGCCGTTGATCATCAGCACGAAGCCGGACCTGCGGTCCGGCAACAGCATCATCATCGAATACATGCCGCCCAGGGTGCCGGTGTGCGAGACCGTCCACGCGCCGTCGGCATCGGCCAGGCGGAAGCCGTAGGCATAGGCGTAGTAATGGGTGCCGTCCCAGCGTTTGCGTTGCGCGGAGATCGGCATCGGCGTGCGCGCCTTCCACAGCTCGGCGCGCTGCGCATCGCCGAGCCAGGCTTTCTGCGCATCGTTCGGCGCCAGCCAGTTGCCGGCCCAGGCCAGCATGTCGTCGAGGCTGCAGCGGATGCCGCCCGCCGGGGCGGAGGCGATCGCCGGCACGGTCGCGCCGTCGCGACGCATCGCGATGTTGCGCGCGCCTTCGCGCGTGTGCGGCTGCGCCACGCTGCCGGCCGCGGCCAGCCCGAACTCGCCGACCCGGCAGCCGTCCAACCCGAGCGGTTGGAACAATTCGCGGCGCACCAGTTCCTCGTAGGACGCGCCGCCGGCCGCGGCGGCGACCTGCCCCGCCACCACGTACAGCAGGTTGTCGTAGGCATAGCCGGCGCGGAAGCCATAGGCCGGCCTGATGTAGCGCAGGCCGCCGACGATGTCGTCGCGGGTGAACAGGTTGGGTTCCGGCCACAGCATCAGGTCGCCGCCGCCCTCGGGCAGGCCGCTGTTGTGCACCAGCAGGTCGCTGACCGTCATGTGCCGGGTGACCCAGGGGTCGTGCATGGCGAACTGCGGCAGGTGCTTCACCACCGGATCGTCCCAGCGCAGCCTGCCCTGCTGCACCAGCCGCGCCAGCACGCTGGCGGTCATCGCCTTGCTGTTGGAGGCGATCTTGAACAAGGTCCTGGTGGTCACCGGATCGCCGCTGCCGGCGACGGTTTCGCCATAGCCGCGCGCATACACCACCTTGCCGTCCTCGATCACGCCGACCGCGATGCCGGGCAGCTTGTAACGTTCGACGGTCGCGCGCACCGCGGCGTCGATCGCGCCGGGGGCCGGGCCGGATGCCGGCGCCGCGGCCTGCGCCCACGGCGCGGCCGCGAGCGCGAATACGAGCAATGCACGCGATGCCGCGCGGTTCATGCGGTGATCCAGTCGGTGGCCGGGCGTTCGCCGGCGATCATCTCATCGAACGTCTGCCGTTTGCGGACCAGCGCGTAGCGGCCGTCGTCGACCAGCACTTCCGCCGCGAGGGGACGCGAGTTGTAGGTCGAGGCCATCGATGCGCCGTAAGCGCCGGCGCCGAGGATGGCGACCAGGTCGCCGGCCCGGCAACGCGGCAATGCGCGCGCGCTGGCGAAGGTGTCGCCGGTTTCGCAAACCGGGCCGACCACGTCGTAGCCGATGCGTTCGCGCCCGGCGTTGTCGCCGATGCGGACGATGTCGTGCCAGGCCTCGTAGAGGCTGGGCCGAAGCAGGTCGTTCATCGCCGCATCCAGCACCAGGAAACGCCGCGCATCGCCCTGCTTCTCCAGCAGCACCCGCGACAGCAGCAGGCCTGCCTCCGCCACCAGCCAGCGTCCGGGTTCGACCAGGATGCGGCCCTTGAAGCCGGCCAGCGCCTCGCGGATCGCGGCCACGTATTCGCCGGCATCCGGCGCCTGTTCGCCCTCGCGATAGCGCACGCCCAGTCCGCCGCCGACGTCGATGCTGGCGATGGCATGGCCGGCGGCTTCGAGATCGCGCCAGAACGCGGCCATGCGCCGCAACGCCTCGCGCACCGGGTCCAGGCTCAGCAGCTGCGAACCGATGTGCATGTGCAGGCCGTCGAGCCGCACGTTCGTCCATTGCGCCTTCGCATCGAACCAGCCGCGCGCCTCGGCGATGGAGACGCCGAACTTGTTCTCCGCCTTGCCGGTGGAGATCTTGGCGTGGGTCCGCGCGTCCACGTCGGGATTGATCCGCACCGAGGCACGCGCCACTGCGTGGTTTCGCGCCGCGATGCGCTGGATGGCGTCGAGTTCGGCGCCGGATTCCACGTTGAAGCGCGCGATGCCGGCGCGCAATGCCATCGCGATTTCCGCGTCGGACTTGCCCACGCCGGAGAACACGATGCGTTCGGCCGGGATCCCGGCGCGCAGCGCGCGCTGCAACTCGCCGCCGGAGACGATGTCCGCGCCCGCGCCTTCCCCCGCCAACAGGCGCAGCACCGCGCCGTTGCCGTTGGCCTTCACCGCGTAGCAGATGCCGGCGTCGAGCCCGTGCAAGGCCGCCTGCAACGCGCGAACGCGCGCGCGGATCGCCGGCGCCGAGTACACGTAGAGCGGCGTACCCTCGCGCTCGCCGAGGGCCGCGAGCTCGACGCCCGCGAACGTGGAAAAACCCGCTTCCGGCGGCATTGCCTGTTCCAAAAAAAAGAAGGCGGCCCGCATGGGCCGCCCGAGGGGAAGGACGGTCAGAAATTCCAGGTGACCACGAGCTGTGCGTAACGCGGCGATTGCCACCGGGTGCCTGTATTCCAGGTTGAACGCATCTGGCCCGGCTGCGCTTCATAGCGTTGGCTCACGTTGATCACCTGCTGCTGGTCGAGCAAGTTGAACACCGAGAAGCGCACCTTCAGATCGATATCCGGCACCGGCAAGGTCCAAGTAACGTTCGCACCCAGGTTGTAGGTCCATGGCAAGCGACCGCCCCAGCCACGGCCAGCGTATTCGTACACCCGGTTCGCCACCGGCACGGTCGAGCAATTCGGCAGGCCAGCCGGCGGAATGCAGTGCCAGAACGTGCCGCCACCCGACCCGATCGAGGTAACGCTGCCGCCGGCCAACGAGTCGTTCGGCCAGGTCACGCCGAATGCATTGATCGGGCCGCCCGACTGCGCGACGAGGGTGGCACCGAACGACCACACTTCGTTGAGCTCGTAACTGCCGCGCAGCTTGATCTGGTGCGTGCGGTCGTTGAAAAGCGGACCGTAGTCCTGATTGTTGGCGGGGTGATCCCAGTGCTGGACCATGCCCGTGTCGCCATAGTTGGTATCGGAATTGACCGGGCCTTCATGGTTGCCTTCCGACTTCGACCACAGGTAGGACGCGTTGAACGCCCACTTGCCATCCCACGCGCGATCGATCTGGAATTCCACCGCCTTGTAGGTACGCTTGGGCTTGGAGTACCCAATGATCGTGTTGGTGGTGGAGGTCATGTACCCTTCTCGGGAGGTGTCGATGGTGACCCATCCGTCCTGCGCACAGCCCATCGCGGTGGTGCCCCACAAGGTCAACTCGTCACCTGGGTTGGCGATCGGGAACAGGGTGCCGTGGCGCACGCCGCAGAGTGCGTTGATACGCACGTCGTCCATCGCATTCGGCATGCGCCGGTAGGTCGCGTTGACGCCCCACGACCATGCCGGGCTGATCGCGCTCTGGAAGCCGAAGATCGCCTCGTCCTGGTAGACCGCATCGATGTCGTGGTCAACGCTCTGGCGCAGGTCGGCCACCGAGATATTGAAGGTGTCGTCCACCGGGCCGATCTGCGCGCCGATGATCGGCTCCATGTAGGGCGCGCCGGTGACTGGATTGGTCGCCGCGCGCCAGCCATCGAGTGCGTAGAAGGTGCGCTCGTCGGTCAGCCCGCCGGCGAAGGTATAACTCATGATGCTGGAGATCGGCAGGTAATACCGGCCCAGATTGCCGAACAGCTTGGTGCTGCCATCGCCCTTCATGTCCCAGGAGAAGCCCAAACGCGGCGAAAGCAGCTTCTTGGTATCGAAGAACGTGGTGCCGGCGGCCGTCTTGTTCTCGAAGTTGTCGAGGCGCAGGCCGAGGTTCAGCATAAAGTTCGGTGTGATATTCCACACGTCTTCGAGATACAGCGCGCTGGCCTCGATGTCGAACACGCCGCCGTCGGCGCGTTCCCGCGCCATCAGGAAAGCGTTCACCCCCGTCGGCAGCGGCGTCCCGTTATCCAGCACTTGGGTGGGGCTAGTGCGCCCATAGGCGGTGTACTGCTTGCCGTCGCCGGGATAGAAAGTGACCCGGTCGGTGGTCATCAATTCATGATCCCAGCCGAAGCGGAGCAGGTGATCGCCCAGTGACCATTCGAAATCCAGGCGCTTGGCCTTGCGCTCATCCTCGTGCGAAATCACGTTGGATCCGGGATGGCAACCCAGCACCGGGCTGCCCATTGCGCGGTAAACGGCGCCGTAAGAGGCGTTGTTGTAGGTCACCCAATTGCACAATTCGTCCGCTGGCGAGCGGATGAAGCTGCTGCTGCGATTGATGCCATACATGGCCTTGGCGGTGAAATTTTCGCCGAAGTGGCCGGTATAAGTGATCGACCCGTTTTTGCCGCCACCCGACGACGAGGACTGGCTGGGTGCCGCGGCACCGACGCTGGCGGTGTCGAAGTTGTATGTGTAGACCTTGGTAAGCGAATCGCCCGCATCCGAAAATGCGAGCAGTTCGAGCAAATGGTCGTCGTTGATCTGCCAATCCAGCTTGCCGCCCCAGAAGCCATTGCTCGATTCGCGGCGGCTGAGGCTGTTGCCTGCGGCATTGGTGAATCGCGACGGGTTATCGCGCCATTCGTACATCGCGAACAGGAACAACCTGTCCTTCACCAGAGGGCCGGATCCCCAGACATTGGCCTTGGTGAAGCTGGTGCGATCATGGCTGGAGCGCACATTGACCGAACCATCCGCATAGTAGTGGTCGT
Above is a genomic segment from Thermomonas aquatica containing:
- a CDS encoding TonB-dependent receptor, encoding MSSTRNLRKSVLSIAMGVCLSSLAVVPAYAQSATGSVAGRATAGDQVTIVNSATGASRTVTVGTDGSYRLSQLPVGDYSLQVTRAGQAVGSPLQVNVPLGGTATINLGGEGGLTNLDTVQVVGSRVINRVDVYSTETATNISREELARVPVDQTLGSIALLAPGVLSGNSSFGGISFGGSSVAENSVFINGLNVTDFYRRQSFSTVPFAFYEEFQVKTGGYSVEFGRSTGGVINAVTRRGSNVFKGGIQTTFEPAAWHAEGDDHYYADGSVNVRSSHDRTSFTKANVWGSGPLVKDRLFLFAMYEWRDNPSRFTNAAGNSLSRRESSNGFWGGKLDWQINDDHLLELLAFSDAGDSLTKVYTYNFDTASVGAAAPSQSSSSGGGKNGSITYTGHFGENFTAKAMYGINRSSSFIRSPADELCNWVTYNNASYGAVYRAMGSPVLGCHPGSNVISHEDERKAKRLDFEWSLGDHLLRFGWDHELMTTDRVTFYPGDGKQYTAYGRTSPTQVLDNGTPLPTGVNAFLMARERADGGVFDIEASALYLEDVWNITPNFMLNLGLRLDNFENKTAAGTTFFDTKKLLSPRLGFSWDMKGDGSTKLFGNLGRYYLPISSIMSYTFAGGLTDERTFYALDGWRAATNPVTGAPYMEPIIGAQIGPVDDTFNISVADLRQSVDHDIDAVYQDEAIFGFQSAISPAWSWGVNATYRRMPNAMDDVRINALCGVRHGTLFPIANPGDELTLWGTTAMGCAQDGWVTIDTSREGYMTSTTNTIIGYSKPKRTYKAVEFQIDRAWDGKWAFNASYLWSKSEGNHEGPVNSDTNYGDTGMVQHWDHPANNQDYGPLFNDRTHQIKLRGSYELNEVWSFGATLVAQSGGPINAFGVTWPNDSLAGGSVTSIGSGGGTFWHCIPPAGLPNCSTVPVANRVYEYAGRGWGGRLPWTYNLGANVTWTLPVPDIDLKVRFSVFNLLDQQQVINVSQRYEAQPGQMRSTWNTGTRWQSPRYAQLVVTWNF